One window of the Misgurnus anguillicaudatus chromosome 8, ASM2758022v2, whole genome shotgun sequence genome contains the following:
- the LOC129419313 gene encoding uncharacterized protein has product MSNVNTEISKILRDIASEMERRSTDGVAQGSSTSTPTLSRHPVDAEVCRIFAPYAGRTSGSHCTTAKRRSSYTRSYFCLDSIDQIMVPTKVEKEKLYAAGLGEKKLTFFGDENSAEEFKCHILTAYPKLNSCGGFELLRLSGMTRSKKLSVMPCPNTGYTIKSIKDHNKSAIIYIRPMQKDIDTTPVEPESVVSGPKERCLICEEDIFFCELKDHVKSCRSASEISKASTSNYPSDGQEFPNTTDRAEVDIDQSSTDSEIVQFIDLTEGEPMQESLDEWRSLRCQQDQEYQESLLADQEKHNMQKHSLENEERRRKAIHERQLRMADVPEPADGVPLRFKYPSGITRTRKFVLSESIQILFDFVGEEDDATEYFHIQDALSVTTLKSNMTGTLLGNNINGSRTLYIHWIQIDDLEFVPALDSNNQAESPSVSNQFFPMPATSFSLPSSPTFLPETDSSFFHEGTDLKTILNRLGEKIDHTSCPASNHINICRDYTGNVHNILKSTVQAFKRRKFNPEARLDVIFVDSEQISEGSVDGGGPTREYLRLLMKAIHQSSIFEGPETDKTLALDSQALEGKLYTQIARMISVCAIHGGVAPNFFSERLFNQVCDKPTARATLDEVSDVTFKEKLLKIKEARTVEDAKAAIEEAEDSLAIVGSCRIITTLKQRDALVQSAVNFFVEGRLNVALQQFVEGFTTLGLLKEMRAHPDLFHSMFVKDVRPLKASDLSTLFQVSFSASGTHKRELENQTVCYWRDWLIDVEEGECAPLTLENVLEFASGASTIPPCGFFPQPTIEVFPEELGKIFPEANTCVLVLKLPVHKDYDSFKAQMCNAVLWAPTFGLV; this is encoded by the exons ATGTCTAACGTTAACACCGAAATATCAAAAATTTTAAGAGACATTGCTAGTGAAATGGAGCGCCGATCCACAGACGGTGTTGCACAAGGATCATCAACTTCAACACCCACCTTGTCAAGACACCCTGTTGATG cTGAAGTTTGCAGAATTTTTGCACCATATGCTGGCAGGACTTCAGGTAGCCACTGTACAACTGCAAAACGTCGATCAAGCTACACAAGATCCTACTTTTGTTTGGACAGCATTGATCAAATCATGGTACCAACAAAAGTAGAAAAAGAAAAACTATATGCAGCTGGCCTTGGGGAGAAAAAACTTACTTTTTTCG GTGATGAAAACAGTGCAGAGGAATTCAAATGTCACATTTTGACAGCTTACCCAAAACTGAATAGCTGTGGTGGCTTTGAGCTTTTAAGATTGTCTGGTATGACCAGGAGCAAAAAACTTTCTGTGATGCCTTGCCCGAACACAGGGTATACCATCAAATCTATCAAGGACCACAACAAGAGTGCCATAATCTATATACGTCCAATGCAAAAGGACATTGATACAACTCCT GTGGAACCAGAGTCAGTTGTGTCTGGGCCCAAGGAAAGATGTCTGATTtgtgaagaagatatttttttctgtgaacTCAAAGATCATGTCAAAAGCTGCAG GTCTGCAAGTGAGATCAGTAAAGCATCAACAAGCAATTATCCTTCAGATGGTCAGGAATTTCCCAACACTACTGATCGAGCTGAAGTGGACATAGATCAATCATCCACAGATTCTGAAATAGTACAGTTTATTGATTTAACAGAAGGCGAGCCAATGCAG GAGTCCTTAGATGAATGGCGATCCTTACGTTGTCAGCAGGATCAAGAGTACCAGGAGTCTTTGCTTGCAGATCAAGAAAAG CATAATATGCAGAAGCATTCTTTGGAAAATGAAGAAAGACGTAGAAAG GCTATACATGAGAGACAGTTGAGAATGGCTGATGTTCCTGAGCCAGCTGATGGTGTTCCACTCAGATTTAAGTACCCCAGTGGCATTACAAGAACAAGAAAATTTGTTCTGTCTGAATCCATTCAG ATATTATTTGATTTTGTCGGAGAAGAGGATGATGCTACAGAGTATTTTCACATTCAAGATGCTCTGTCAGTAACAACTCTTAAAAGCAACATGACTGGAACACTTTTGGGGAACAATATCAATGGTTCAAGAACACTTTACATCCACTGGATTCAAATTGATGATTTGGAG tttgtccCAGCACTTGATTCCAACAATCAAGCTGAATCTCCCAGTGTCAGCAACCAGTTCTTTCCAATGCCAGCAACTTCTTTTTCTTTGCCATCATCACCTACTTTTTTACCAGAGACGGACAGCTCATTCTTTCATGAAGG GACTGACCTTAAAACCATCTTGAACAGACTTGGGGAAAAGATTGATCACACTTCGTGCCCGGCCAGCAATCACATAAACATATGCAGGGACTACACTGGCAACGTCCATAACATACTAAAGAGTACAGTTCAGGCCTTTAAGCGGCGAAAGTTTAATCCTGAGGCCAGATTGGATGTCATTTTTGTTGACAGTGAACAAATATCCGAAGGTTCAGTAGATGGTGGTGGACCCACTCGGGAGTATTTAAGATTGCTTATGAAAGCCATTCATCAGTCCAGCATATTTGAAGGACCAGAGACAGATAAGACACTGGCTCTCGATAGTCAAG CCTTAGAAGGAAAACTATACACACAGATAGCACGGATGATATCTGTGTGTGCAATACATGGAGGTGTGGCACCAAATTTCTTCTCGGAGAGGTTGTTTAATCAGGTGTGTGATAAACCCACTGCCCGTGCAACATTGGATGAAGTGAGTGATGTCACATTCAAAGAAAAACTACTAAAA atTAAAGAAGCAAGAACTGTTGaagatgcaaaagctgcaatagaggaggcagaggacagcCTGGCTATTGTTGGGTCTTGCAGAATCATCACAACACTGAAGCAGAGGGATGCACTTGTGCAATCTGCTGTCAATTTCTTTGTTGAGGGCAGATTAAATGTTGCATTGCAACA GTTTGTGGAGGGCTTCACCACACTTGGACTCCTCAAAGAGATGAGAGCACACCCAGATCTGTTCCATAGCATGTTTGTGAAGGATGTGAGGCCTTTGAAGGCTAGCGACCTCTCAACACTTTTCCAAGTCAGCTTTTCAGCATCAGGGACACACAAAAGAGAGCTAGAAAACCAGACTGTATGCTACTGGCGAGACTGGCTAATTGATGTTGAAG AAGGAGAATGTGCGCCACTAACTTTGGAGAATGTGCTCGAGTTCGCATCTGGGGCTTCCACGATACCTCCCTGCGGTTTTTTCCCTCAGCCCACAATTGAAGTCTTTCCAGAAGAACTTGGCAAAATATTTCCTGAAGCAAATACGTGTGTCCTTGTTCTAAAATTACCGGTTCACAAAGACTATGAttcttttaaagcacaaatgtGCAATGCTGTGCTTTGGGCACCAACATTTGGATTAGTTTAA